In one Dermacentor albipictus isolate Rhodes 1998 colony chromosome 4, USDA_Dalb.pri_finalv2, whole genome shotgun sequence genomic region, the following are encoded:
- the LOC135900010 gene encoding acetylcholinesterase-1-like has translation MNSVACLFRALAIFCSLNEIWSINTPTVHTASGFVAGQRLHVEYGEVEAFYGIPYAMPPIGRLRFRKPLPVKPWKGVLNATMKTMACWQPDFTPLPNVSLTYPVATEDCLHVNVWRPSHVCDGEHCCSGRNLSVVVFIHGGAFQWGDAGLFIYDPANFVALSDVVYVTFNHRLGILGFYPASPDGRPGNIGFYDQLSALRWVKENIACFGGNPDDVTLIGHSAGAMSVGLHSTSAISRGLFKRAILQSGTPISLIIGVAFSGSLLFRDHAEKLGCYDSEVETRKTVPEILNCLRQLDAKTIYSAIGSKSIQSQLFVPDSGDEFLPANLLSEENWKKIHVDEMFIGTTSEEGALFIDIIRNAAPDLDSALTEDYRKGIAFALYLVFEIPMDRANLMAEHYFGGPEVQHDEENVIRTVGTLLADVLFNCPAHFFATTAAKEGVATYMYKFDHRPSYSLWPKHYGPTHVEELPFTFGVLPFFSDESRFTPPLTEETREFVKSVRFTPEEHLFMRQTVAVWSSFIKKGKIPLPASNETWPKYSGEHPELITMKPNSFKRRKLSEPCNLFKPFLVKE, from the exons ATGAACTCAGTTGCCTGCCTCTTCAGGGCTCTGGCCATCTTCTGTTCCCTAAACGAAATTTGGTCAATCAACACGCCGACCGTCCACACAGCTTCGGGATTCGTTGCCGGACAACGCTTGCACGTTGAGTATGGAGAAGTTGAAGCGTTCTACGGAATACCATACGCGATGCCACCGATAGGACGGCTGAGATTTCGAAAACCCCTTCCGGTGAAACCCTGGAAAGGCGTCTTGAATGCCACTATGAAGACCATGGCATGTTGGCAGCCCGACTTCACTCCGCTTCCAAACGTGAGTCTGACTTACCCTGTGGCAACCGAGGACTGCCTTCACGTGAACGTGTGGAGGCCATCCCACGTCTGCGACGGAGAAcattgttgcagcgggagaaaccTTTCCGTGGTCGTCTTCATACACGGAGGCGCGTTTCAGTGGGGAGACGCCGGGCTCTTCATTTATGATCCGGCAAACTTTGTTGCGCTTTCCGATGTCGTGTACGTCACGTTCAACCACCGACTGGGCATCCTGGGCTTTTACCCCGCATCACCCGACGGCCGACCGGGTAATATCGGGTTCTACGACCAGCTCTCAGCATTGCGCTGGGTCAAAGAGAATATCGCATGTTTCGGAGGCAATCCCGACGACGTCACGCTTATAGGGCACAGCGCGGGAGCCATGAGCGTGGGACTGCACAGCACGTCGGCCATCAGCCGTGGGCTTTTCAAAAGGGCCATCCTTCAAAGTGGCACGCCGATCTCATTAATCATCGGCGTGGCCTTTTCGGGTTCACTGTTGTTTCGTGATCATGCCGAAAAGTTGGGCTGTTATGACTCTGAAGTAGAAACTCGAAAGACAGTTCCGGAAATCTTGAATTGCCTTCGTCAGCTTGACGCTAAGACAATCTACAGTGCCATCGGTTCTAAATCTATACAAAGCCAACTATTCGTACCAGACTCAGGAGATGAATTCCTTCCAGCAAACCTTCTCTCTGaagaaaattggaaaaaaatacATGTTGACGAGATGTTTATTGGCACTACGTCTGAGGAAGGGGCCCTATTCATAGACATCATCCGTAACGCTGCCCCGGACTTGGACTCCGCATTGACTGAAGATTACAGAAAGGGAATCGCCTTCGCCCTTTACCTAGTCTTTGAGATTCCTATGGACAGAGCTAACTTGATGGCGGAACATTACTTTGGTGGTCCTGAAGTACAACATGACGAAGAAAATGTGATAAGAACGGTTGGCACTCTACTCGCAGACGTTTTGTTTAACTGCCCTGCACATTTCTTCGCCACAACTGCGGCGAAGGAAGGCGTTGCCACATACATGTATAAGTTCGACCATCGGCCATCATATAGTCTATGGCCGAAGCACTACGGCCCCACGCATGTCGAAGAACTACCATTCACATTTGGTGTCCTACCATTTTTCTCAGATGAAAGCAGGTTTACGCCACCTTTGACTGAAGAAACAAGGGAATTCGTGAAATCAGTTCGATTCACGCCTGAAGAACATTTATTCATGCGACAAACTGTTGCTGTTTGGTCTTCATTCATCAAGAAAGG AAAAATTCCGCTCCCAGCCTCAAATGAAACATGGCCCAAGTACTCAGGTGAACACCCCGAGCTCATCACCATGAAGCCGAACAGTTTCAAGCGAAGGAAGCTCAGCGAACCCTGCAACCTCTTCAAGCCCTTCCTCGTGAAGGAATGA